One region of Sphingomonas abietis genomic DNA includes:
- a CDS encoding TetR/AcrR family transcriptional regulator codes for MTKTVRPPSERGGLLSGAFMIYSESKWGVAPYLSGENPHIVKVESMGVDLSAPPSRPMRADARRNREAILAAARGAFASEGVLASLDGIAIKAGVGNATLYRNFPTREDLLAAVMEADLADAQAHAATLLRDHPPREALAEWLIWLTWHLRIWHDLPQCVAEAQTATGASKNPAVSLLVEETANLVERARAAGMALNAVSANEVFELITALSWAVDRFGDDETAARRRVELATVGIFT; via the coding sequence GTGACCAAGACGGTACGACCGCCGAGCGAGAGGGGCGGCTTGCTATCGGGTGCGTTCATGATCTACTCCGAATCAAAGTGGGGGGTGGCCCCGTATTTATCCGGGGAGAATCCCCACATCGTCAAGGTTGAATCCATGGGTGTCGATCTTAGTGCCCCGCCTTCACGTCCCATGCGGGCGGATGCTCGCCGCAACCGCGAGGCCATTTTGGCTGCGGCGCGTGGTGCCTTTGCCTCGGAGGGAGTTCTCGCCTCGCTTGATGGGATCGCGATCAAGGCTGGCGTAGGAAACGCGACGCTCTACCGTAACTTCCCGACGCGCGAGGATTTGCTGGCGGCAGTGATGGAAGCCGATCTTGCCGACGCGCAGGCTCATGCGGCGACCTTGCTGCGCGACCATCCGCCGCGCGAGGCACTGGCCGAATGGCTGATCTGGCTCACTTGGCACCTGCGTATTTGGCACGATCTGCCGCAGTGCGTAGCCGAAGCTCAGACAGCGACCGGCGCATCCAAGAATCCTGCGGTATCCCTTCTTGTCGAGGAAACCGCCAATCTGGTTGAGCGCGCGCGCGCCGCAGGCATGGCGCTCAATGCAGTTTCCGCTAATGAGGTGTTCGAACTGATCACGGCGCTGTCATGGGCTGTGGACCGTTTCGGTGATGACGAGACCGCAGCGCGTCGGCGGGTTGAGCTGGCGACAGTAGGAATTTTCACCTGA
- a CDS encoding DUF3761 domain-containing protein, with translation MKKLLTAVALVVALVPATGSMARRSHSVASYGYGDAYYTNVSGHRVHRPVRSSNRPTGASARCGDGSWSFSEHHQGTCSHHGGVSSWL, from the coding sequence ATGAAGAAATTGCTGACCGCGGTTGCGCTCGTTGTGGCGCTCGTCCCGGCCACCGGCTCGATGGCGCGGCGGAGTCATAGCGTCGCGTCTTATGGCTACGGCGACGCCTATTACACCAATGTAAGCGGCCACCGGGTGCACCGCCCCGTGCGTTCGTCAAACCGGCCGACTGGCGCTAGCGCCCGATGTGGTGATGGATCGTGGAGCTTCAGCGAGCACCATCAGGGGACCTGTTCGCACCACGGTGGCGTATCGAGCTGGCTTTGA
- a CDS encoding AAA family ATPase, translating to MRLKSITIEGFRAFGRQATIDLDADVILLQGPNGVGKTSLLDAILWALAGTIARFSNRGTPVSMYAREGRARVELTMSGEDGDVVLTRATDGGSDDFVRLRIGDGDYEQAAAVQQLCNLLLPHLKDRVGARDALNRVLTRGVYLQQDLVRQFIDDDSAAERFALVSEVIGAGAVIELQAALEKSRRSWSASTTTFRRDEVEPLALRVAQIDEHITRLSDGGTVASDDARQASSALFQRAVALLGEARFGPDGAPTTPARLDRFIKTLEAERNRLERDLGTTRSLVEQLPELSVVETSDLGVEKLRRDEADLIGQLDAAEKAIRTENARLAVERQAQVEAADRAQRAATMARLALQDLGDHCPVCQQTHDVGHTIAHLHALIEAVSDVAQTGVTDRLAPLTEERGAVQVLLNLVREDLRRLENDVREREARRSIMTARLSDLGIDGTSDAAAALRERAGAIAETLEIMAGLIADGERLSLQVLRLGEQRQREELAAERVQVTGRLDAANSRIAGEEATKVLSGKIIDGLRDASLAVTARQITQIAPLFQRIYSRIDPHPTFRVTQIVAGMERGHGKLDVGIADPDAGAPSHDAGPLLSSSQMNSFAVSLFLAMNLALPSLRLGVTILDDPLQSLDSINLLGLVDVMRRFRAHRQIIVSTHEERLVGLLQRKLRPVRPDERMMTIVFESWSREGPVMRTVEAAQASAESVIAA from the coding sequence ATGAGACTCAAGTCGATCACGATCGAGGGGTTCAGGGCGTTCGGCCGTCAGGCGACGATCGATCTCGACGCCGACGTCATCCTCCTCCAGGGGCCCAACGGCGTCGGCAAGACCTCGCTCCTGGACGCCATCCTCTGGGCGCTGGCCGGCACGATCGCGCGTTTCTCAAACCGTGGCACGCCCGTCTCGATGTATGCACGCGAAGGACGTGCGCGCGTCGAACTGACCATGTCCGGCGAGGATGGCGACGTCGTTCTGACGCGTGCGACGGACGGCGGGTCGGACGACTTCGTGCGGCTTCGGATCGGCGATGGGGATTACGAGCAGGCGGCTGCCGTACAGCAGCTCTGCAACCTGCTCCTCCCTCACCTGAAGGATCGGGTCGGCGCCCGGGACGCACTGAATCGCGTGCTCACGCGCGGGGTCTACCTCCAACAGGATCTCGTCCGCCAGTTCATCGACGACGACAGCGCGGCGGAGCGTTTCGCCCTCGTCAGCGAGGTGATCGGCGCGGGTGCGGTGATCGAACTCCAAGCTGCCCTCGAGAAGAGCCGGCGGTCCTGGTCGGCAAGTACCACCACGTTCCGACGGGACGAGGTGGAACCGTTGGCGTTGCGGGTCGCGCAGATCGATGAACACATCACCCGCCTGTCCGACGGGGGCACCGTCGCAAGCGACGATGCGCGCCAGGCCTCGAGTGCACTCTTCCAGAGGGCAGTCGCGCTACTGGGCGAGGCCAGGTTCGGTCCCGACGGCGCGCCGACGACACCTGCCCGGCTGGATCGCTTCATCAAGACGCTGGAGGCCGAGCGCAACAGGCTCGAACGCGATCTCGGCACGACCCGCAGCCTCGTCGAGCAGCTTCCCGAACTCTCTGTCGTCGAGACATCCGACTTGGGCGTCGAGAAGCTGCGTCGAGATGAGGCCGATCTCATCGGGCAGCTGGACGCCGCTGAGAAGGCCATCCGAACGGAAAACGCCCGGCTTGCCGTGGAACGTCAGGCGCAGGTCGAGGCAGCCGATCGCGCGCAACGCGCAGCGACAATGGCGAGGCTTGCCCTTCAGGACCTCGGCGACCACTGCCCCGTGTGCCAACAGACCCACGACGTCGGACATACGATCGCGCATCTGCACGCGCTCATCGAAGCCGTATCGGACGTCGCCCAGACCGGCGTTACCGACCGGCTGGCCCCACTGACCGAAGAGCGCGGCGCGGTCCAGGTCCTGCTGAACCTCGTTCGGGAAGATCTAAGGCGCCTGGAAAACGATGTACGCGAGCGAGAGGCTCGGCGCTCGATAATGACGGCCAGACTTTCGGATCTCGGGATAGACGGCACCAGTGACGCCGCCGCTGCCCTGCGCGAGCGCGCAGGCGCGATCGCAGAGACGCTTGAGATCATGGCCGGGCTGATCGCCGATGGCGAGCGCCTCTCCCTGCAGGTTCTGCGGCTGGGCGAGCAGCGCCAGCGGGAAGAACTCGCCGCGGAACGCGTGCAGGTCACTGGACGGCTGGATGCGGCGAACAGCCGGATCGCCGGCGAGGAGGCCACAAAGGTCCTTTCCGGCAAGATCATCGATGGCCTGCGGGACGCTTCGCTGGCGGTAACGGCCAGGCAGATCACCCAGATCGCTCCGCTGTTCCAGAGGATCTACAGCCGCATCGACCCGCATCCCACCTTCCGCGTGACGCAGATCGTCGCCGGAATGGAGCGTGGTCACGGCAAGCTGGACGTGGGCATCGCAGATCCCGACGCCGGCGCGCCCTCTCATGACGCCGGTCCGCTGCTGTCCAGCTCGCAGATGAACTCGTTCGCAGTGTCTCTCTTCCTCGCCATGAACCTCGCCCTCCCCAGTCTCCGGTTAGGCGTGACAATCCTCGACGACCCCCTGCAGAGCCTGGACTCGATCAACCTGCTGGGGCTTGTCGACGTAATGCGGCGCTTCCGCGCCCACCGGCAGATCATCGTCTCCACGCACGAGGAGCGGCTCGTCGGCCTGCTCCAGCGCAAGCTGCGGCCGGTGCGACCAGATGAGCGCATGATGACCATAGTCTTCGAAAGCTGGAGCCGCGAAGGCCCGGTCATGCGCACAGTCGAGGCGGCGCAGGCGTCCGCCGAGAGCGTGATCGCCGCTTGA
- a CDS encoding sigma factor-like helix-turn-helix DNA-binding protein: MTVSDERNSHDVEPPPVEPETLARIVAALDTLPRLTRAVFLIHRLDDLPYEDVGWRCGIGVDEVTLRMADAIYAVHWAVDGRISRIGDFRRHLIPWRSAWMRWRMRRFDRRLGL, translated from the coding sequence ATGACAGTCTCCGATGAGCGAAATTCGCATGATGTGGAGCCTCCTCCCGTCGAGCCGGAGACGCTCGCTCGGATCGTCGCGGCACTTGATACCTTGCCGCGGCTCACCCGCGCCGTCTTCCTGATCCATCGGCTCGACGATCTTCCGTACGAGGACGTTGGCTGGCGATGCGGGATCGGCGTCGACGAGGTGACGCTACGGATGGCGGATGCCATTTACGCTGTGCATTGGGCGGTCGACGGCCGTATCTCGCGGATCGGAGATTTTCGCCGCCATCTCATTCCTTGGCGCTCGGCTTGGATGCGATGGCGAATGCGGCGGTTCGATCGGCGTCTTGGTCTATGA
- a CDS encoding conjugal transfer protein TraD codes for MQRRARTRQLIELGGLVAKAELVELTGDDRALLYGALLDIAARLRSKDRDAAMLLWRRRGGRAFEADAPKRS; via the coding sequence ATGCAGCGTCGCGCCCGCACCCGGCAGCTGATCGAACTGGGCGGGCTCGTCGCCAAGGCTGAACTGGTCGAACTGACGGGCGACGATCGCGCGCTGCTCTATGGCGCATTGCTCGATATCGCGGCGCGCCTGCGTAGCAAGGATCGAGATGCAGCGATGCTGCTGTGGCGGCGGCGAGGCGGCCGGGCGTTCGAAGCAGATGCGCCAAAGCGATCATAG
- a CDS encoding conjugal transfer protein TraD, whose product MRKIRDYDSELKALDDKARRLKHRRIIQLGELVIACGAGALSPEQLAGALLGLKDADAKTAEVWRQRGAAHFQRASRQPADNDDRVPDGMRALDGSAPQN is encoded by the coding sequence ATGCGAAAAATTCGCGACTACGACTCCGAGCTGAAGGCACTCGACGACAAAGCCCGGCGACTCAAACATCGTCGGATCATCCAACTCGGCGAGCTGGTGATCGCCTGTGGCGCGGGTGCCTTGTCGCCCGAACAACTCGCCGGTGCGCTACTCGGCCTGAAAGATGCGGACGCGAAGACGGCGGAGGTCTGGCGCCAGCGGGGCGCGGCCCATTTTCAGCGCGCGTCCCGCCAGCCAGCTGACAACGATGATCGCGTGCCAGACGGCATGCGCGCGCTCGACGGCAGCGCGCCGCAGAATTGA
- the traA gene encoding Ti-type conjugative transfer relaxase TraA: MAIYHFSVKVISRAAGRSAVAAAAYRSASRLHDQRLDRNHDFSNKAGVVHSEVLLPDGAPEHYADREKLWNDVEAFEKRKDAQLSREVEFAIPREMNQTDGIALARDFVRSEFVDRGMIADLNVHWDVGADGNPKPHAHVMLTMREVGEDGFGQKVRDWNRTENVELWRERWADHVNTRLAELDIDARVDHRSLEAQGIELEPQHKIGPAASRKAERGLESERIEEHAEIARRNGERIIDNPRVALDAITHGQATFTTRDIAVFVHRHSDGKEQYDAAMSAVRRSPELVELGRDGKGEDRCTSREMIEAEQRLQRAAALMAEHKRHRVSDADRSAALARAAERDLLLSGEQRAAFEHVIDADGLGVVVGYAGTGKSAMLGVARDAWEHAGFEVRGAALSGIAAENLENGSGIVSRTIASLEHGWAQGRGLLTAHDVLVIDEAGMVGTRQMERVLSHAADVGAKVVLVGDPQQLQSIEAGAAFRAIHERHGGVEITDVRRQRVDWQRDATRHLATGRTGEAIGAYAERGAVHAAETREQARDDLVERWDRERQAHPGDSRIILTHTNAEVRDLNEAVRSRLRDAGELGDEVAVKVERGERHFASGDRIMFLRNERSLEVKNGTLGTIEKVSEGHMAVRTDDGRSVSFDIKDYAEIDHGYAATIHKAQGMTVDRVHVLATPGLDSHGAYVALSRHRDGVELHYGRDDFADQGRLARTLSRDRAKDMASDYDRAGPAEQFAERRGITIRERVAEIVRNAPEKVRGLFDGLRLPNIDQSRPADIERSNQPPEQTRGIFANFRPAVPAIDPVRAAEAEAERGRRVVIERHARAVSAMWKMEDQGLPVLPHQQVEFGKAREALGVVGKHAVRDIEQAYVRDPALVQEAATGRVQRALQAMRLEAEIRADPERRADRFVETWRKLDRQRHADYTRGDNDAMRHTRDRMGAMARSLERDPQVESILRNRRQALGIEIETGRRLSHDLASSVGIGLGRGRGIGL, from the coding sequence ATGGCGATCTACCACTTCAGCGTCAAAGTCATCAGCCGTGCAGCCGGCCGCAGCGCTGTCGCGGCGGCCGCCTATCGCTCCGCCTCGCGGCTGCACGACCAGCGCCTCGACCGCAACCATGACTTCTCGAACAAGGCCGGCGTCGTCCACTCGGAGGTGCTGCTGCCGGACGGCGCGCCCGAGCACTATGCCGACCGCGAAAAGCTGTGGAACGACGTCGAGGCGTTCGAGAAGCGCAAGGATGCCCAGCTGTCGCGCGAGGTCGAGTTCGCCATCCCGCGCGAGATGAACCAGACCGACGGCATCGCGCTCGCCCGCGACTTCGTCCGCTCCGAATTCGTCGACCGCGGCATGATCGCCGACCTCAACGTGCATTGGGATGTCGGTGCCGACGGCAATCCCAAACCACACGCCCATGTCATGCTGACGATGCGCGAGGTGGGCGAGGATGGCTTCGGGCAGAAGGTCCGCGACTGGAACCGTACCGAAAATGTCGAGCTGTGGCGCGAACGCTGGGCCGATCATGTCAACACGCGACTGGCCGAGCTCGATATCGACGCGCGGGTCGATCATCGCTCTCTGGAAGCGCAAGGCATCGAGCTCGAGCCTCAGCACAAAATTGGTCCCGCCGCGTCACGCAAGGCCGAACGTGGCCTCGAATCCGAACGGATCGAGGAGCATGCCGAGATCGCCCGCCGCAATGGCGAGCGCATCATCGACAATCCGCGTGTCGCACTCGACGCGATCACGCATGGCCAGGCCACCTTCACCACCCGCGACATCGCCGTGTTCGTCCACAGGCATAGTGACGGCAAGGAGCAGTATGACGCGGCGATGAGCGCGGTGCGCCGCTCTCCCGAACTGGTTGAGCTCGGCCGGGACGGAAAGGGCGAGGACCGCTGCACGTCGCGTGAGATGATCGAAGCCGAGCAGCGGCTTCAGCGCGCCGCCGCGTTGATGGCGGAGCACAAGCGGCATCGTGTGTCGGATGCCGACCGCTCCGCCGCGCTGGCCCGTGCGGCGGAGCGTGATCTGCTGCTTTCGGGCGAGCAGCGTGCGGCGTTCGAGCATGTCATTGATGCCGACGGTCTGGGTGTCGTCGTCGGTTATGCCGGCACTGGCAAGAGCGCGATGCTCGGCGTCGCTCGCGACGCCTGGGAGCATGCCGGCTTCGAGGTGCGCGGCGCCGCCTTGTCCGGCATTGCAGCCGAGAATCTGGAGAACGGCTCCGGCATCGTATCACGTACCATTGCCAGCCTCGAACATGGCTGGGCGCAGGGCAGAGGCCTGCTGACCGCGCATGACGTGCTGGTGATCGACGAAGCCGGCATGGTCGGCACGCGCCAGATGGAGCGCGTGCTGTCCCATGCCGCCGATGTCGGTGCCAAGGTCGTGCTCGTCGGCGATCCGCAACAGTTGCAGTCGATCGAGGCGGGTGCGGCCTTCCGCGCAATCCATGAGCGACACGGCGGTGTCGAGATCACCGATGTTCGACGCCAACGTGTCGATTGGCAGCGTGATGCCACCCGTCATCTCGCCACCGGTCGTACGGGCGAAGCGATCGGCGCCTATGCCGAGCGTGGCGCCGTCCACGCCGCCGAGACGCGCGAGCAGGCGCGCGATGATCTGGTCGAGCGCTGGGATCGCGAACGGCAGGCGCATCCGGGCGACAGCCGCATCATTCTCACCCACACCAATGCCGAGGTCCGCGACCTCAACGAGGCGGTGCGGAGCCGGCTTCGCGATGCCGGAGAGCTGGGCGACGAGGTCGCGGTCAAGGTCGAGCGCGGCGAGCGGCATTTTGCCTCCGGCGACCGGATCATGTTCCTGCGCAACGAGCGCAGCCTGGAGGTGAAGAACGGCACGCTCGGCACGATCGAAAAGGTCAGTGAGGGGCACATGGCTGTGCGAACCGATGATGGCCGCTCCGTGTCGTTCGACATCAAGGATTATGCCGAGATCGATCATGGCTATGCCGCCACCATCCACAAGGCGCAGGGCATGACTGTCGATCGGGTGCACGTGCTGGCGACGCCGGGTTTGGATAGCCATGGCGCCTACGTCGCGCTGTCTCGCCATCGCGACGGGGTCGAGCTTCATTATGGCCGTGACGACTTCGCCGATCAGGGGCGGCTGGCCCGTACGCTGTCACGCGATCGCGCCAAGGACATGGCGAGCGACTATGATCGCGCCGGTCCAGCCGAGCAATTTGCCGAACGGCGCGGGATCACGATCCGCGAGCGTGTGGCCGAGATCGTGCGTAATGCGCCTGAGAAGGTCCGTGGCTTGTTCGACGGCTTGCGCCTGCCCAATATCGATCAGTCTCGCCCTGCGGACATCGAGCGGAGCAACCAGCCGCCCGAGCAGACGCGCGGGATCTTCGCCAACTTCCGGCCGGCCGTTCCCGCCATCGATCCGGTGCGGGCGGCGGAAGCAGAGGCGGAGAGGGGGCGGCGGGTCGTTATCGAGCGTCATGCCCGTGCTGTCTCCGCCATGTGGAAGATGGAAGACCAGGGGCTCCCGGTGCTTCCACACCAGCAGGTCGAATTCGGCAAAGCCCGCGAAGCGCTGGGCGTCGTAGGCAAGCATGCTGTCCGGGACATCGAGCAGGCCTACGTCCGCGATCCGGCGCTGGTCCAGGAGGCGGCTACTGGCCGCGTGCAGCGCGCGCTTCAGGCGATGCGCCTGGAAGCCGAGATCCGCGCCGATCCCGAACGCCGCGCCGACCGCTTTGTCGAGACCTGGCGCAAGCTCGATCGGCAGCGCCACGCCGATTACACCAGGGGTGACAACGATGCGATGCGCCACACCCGCGACCGCATGGGCGCGATGGCCAGGAGCCTCGAGCGCGACCCGCAGGTGGAGTCGATCCTGCGCAATCGCCGGCAGGCACTCGGGATCGAGATCGAGACCGGTCGCCGGCTGTCGCACGATCTCGCGAGCAGCGTGGGTATCGGACTGGGCCGGGGGCGCGGGATAGGTTTGTAG
- a CDS encoding DUF6118 family protein — protein sequence MENARHQDSQVDPATAAFSRLESEVGEVHKLVAANDQSTTLGEISVSLEKMRKAVEDITRHPALGLSPEAMSSRIVAAGETARKADSAKIAQARDRIDRAARNMEALVGTAATIREQRRRLVWGCGGSLVAGMLLWSVLPGVISRSMPESWHLPERMAARAMSAPSMWQAGTQLMEVGSPPAWAGLENAATILRDNRKAIEQCRIDARQKQKRISCRIRINAAA from the coding sequence ATGGAGAACGCACGGCATCAGGACAGTCAGGTCGATCCGGCGACGGCGGCTTTCTCGCGCCTGGAAAGCGAGGTGGGCGAGGTCCACAAGCTGGTCGCCGCAAACGATCAGAGCACGACGCTCGGCGAGATCAGCGTCAGTCTCGAAAAGATGCGCAAAGCCGTCGAGGACATAACTCGCCACCCCGCGCTGGGGCTCTCGCCCGAAGCTATGTCGTCGCGGATTGTCGCTGCCGGTGAGACGGCGCGGAAGGCCGATAGCGCGAAGATCGCACAGGCGAGAGATCGGATCGATCGGGCCGCGCGAAACATGGAGGCGCTCGTCGGCACGGCGGCGACGATCCGGGAACAACGACGGCGGCTGGTCTGGGGCTGTGGCGGCAGCCTGGTCGCCGGGATGTTGCTTTGGTCCGTGCTGCCCGGCGTGATCTCGCGGAGCATGCCCGAAAGCTGGCATCTTCCCGAGCGCATGGCAGCGCGGGCGATGAGCGCGCCTTCCATGTGGCAGGCGGGAACGCAGCTTATGGAGGTCGGCAGTCCGCCCGCATGGGCCGGGTTGGAAAATGCCGCCACGATCTTGAGGGACAACCGGAAGGCGATCGAACAATGTCGGATCGATGCGCGGCAGAAGCAGAAGCGGATCTCATGCCGCATCCGGATCAACGCCGCGGCGTAA
- a CDS encoding RNA polymerase sigma factor → MYHERLGIAADADTGFAENLERHGGSLRSYARRLAGNAADADDLVQETMLRCWSARLRFQTDSNFGAWSRVIMRNSFLSSHRRDRFHADLPDEAFDRMPGADGVQDFALELRDVQWALDQLSPDQRDAVILAAKGVSIDEAATELAIPEGTFKSRVARGREKLRKLIDDPNARPYRAPKVTATPTRKPRSWKGVMIG, encoded by the coding sequence ATGTATCACGAACGCCTCGGCATAGCTGCTGACGCCGACACCGGCTTCGCTGAGAACCTCGAGCGGCATGGGGGTTCGCTCAGGTCCTATGCACGGCGTTTGGCTGGAAACGCCGCTGATGCAGATGACCTTGTCCAGGAGACGATGTTGCGATGCTGGTCGGCTCGGCTCCGTTTTCAAACCGACAGCAACTTCGGTGCCTGGAGCCGGGTAATCATGCGCAACAGCTTCCTGTCGAGCCATCGGCGGGACCGGTTCCACGCCGATCTGCCGGATGAGGCCTTCGATCGAATGCCAGGCGCCGACGGCGTTCAGGATTTCGCGCTTGAGCTGCGCGACGTTCAGTGGGCTCTCGACCAGTTAAGCCCCGATCAACGTGATGCGGTGATACTCGCCGCCAAGGGTGTGTCGATCGATGAAGCCGCGACGGAGCTCGCGATCCCGGAAGGGACATTCAAAAGTCGTGTTGCCAGGGGGCGTGAGAAGCTCCGAAAGCTGATCGACGATCCCAATGCACGACCTTACCGAGCGCCGAAGGTAACGGCGACACCGACCCGGAAGCCCCGGAGCTGGAAAGGCGTAATGATCGGATAA
- a CDS encoding PilZ domain-containing protein — translation MLEIFQTKFRPRETRRPVHIPSRMRSGAEWMDACIRNVSSRGLLLESENPPAPGTYVDLRRGSQIVIGRVVWRKDRLFGVRAQDRIEIDALLNEPRLARPAAKPETTANPERRSKSRADTDRDVARQLERSRQLSSAIQFAFIAVAGISASAIIAAEAYKVLIQPITKIDAALSSNG, via the coding sequence GTGCTGGAGATCTTTCAAACGAAGTTCCGACCGCGCGAAACGCGAAGACCGGTGCACATCCCATCGCGGATGCGGTCTGGCGCCGAATGGATGGACGCGTGTATCCGCAACGTCTCGTCGCGCGGTCTTCTCCTCGAATCCGAAAACCCACCGGCACCAGGCACCTACGTGGATCTACGGCGCGGATCGCAGATCGTTATCGGACGCGTGGTGTGGCGAAAGGATCGCCTGTTCGGAGTCCGGGCTCAGGATCGCATCGAGATCGACGCGCTGCTCAACGAACCGAGGCTTGCCCGACCGGCGGCCAAACCGGAAACCACCGCGAATCCCGAACGCAGGAGCAAATCTCGCGCCGACACGGACCGGGATGTCGCGCGACAACTGGAACGCAGCCGACAGCTGTCGTCCGCGATCCAGTTCGCCTTCATCGCTGTGGCTGGCATCTCGGCATCCGCCATCATCGCGGCAGAAGCCTACAAGGTGCTGATACAGCCCATCACCAAAATAGATGCCGCGCTATCGTCGAATGGGTGA